A region of Dioscorea cayenensis subsp. rotundata cultivar TDr96_F1 chromosome 5, TDr96_F1_v2_PseudoChromosome.rev07_lg8_w22 25.fasta, whole genome shotgun sequence DNA encodes the following proteins:
- the LOC120259901 gene encoding uncharacterized protein LOC120259901, which produces MDKSWMHKPRLSNEYVEGVESFLDFPFDKSSEDNMIVCPCVKCANVHWHTREVVEEHLMCDGILRGYTCWFFHGERAPSSTSNLDDIITIPSSSTHPTSTFQSSHDAMGELLRDAFNIRHDVHGGIEPNIGDVVNDEGHDGAGEEELPTEAAKFYKLLEDMNEKLYDRSKYSRMYFYIHLFHLKCMCGMTGKTLDYLIEFLKEFFPAVAIPTNSHESKKVIKDLGLGYEKVHACPNDCMLYWSDKENQQACLICGTSRWLSTESNHISNDNDELVHKRPVKVLRYFPIIPRLQRIFMSSRTSGDMTWHVDGRTKNGCLRHPADAEAWKMFDTRYPDFAFDPRNIRLGLSFDGFNPFKLLSTSYSTWPVVLILYNLSPWKEMKQSSFLLSMIIPGVNGPGNDIDIYLQPLIKELK; this is translated from the coding sequence atggataagagttggatgcATAAGCCAAGATTGTCTAATGAGTATGTAGAAGGAGTGGAGTCATTTCTTGATTTCCCGTTTGATAAGTCAAGTGAAGACAACATGATTGTTTGTCCTTGTGTTAAGTGTGCGAATGTTCATTGGCACACACGAGAAGTAGTGGAAGAACATTTAATGTGTGATGGAATTCTACGGGGTTACACTTGTTGGTTTTTCCATGGGGAGCGTGctccttcttcaacatctaaTTTGGATGACATAATTACAATACCTTCGAGCTCCACTCATCCTACTTCAACCTTTCAGAGTAGCCATGATGCAATGGGAGAATTGTTACGTGATGCTTTTAACATCCGTCATGATGTTCATGGGGGCATCGAACCTAATATTGGAGATGTTGTCAATGATGAAGGCCACGACGGGGCAGGCGAGGAAGAACTTCCTACGGAAGCGGCAAAGTTCTACAAGTTACTTGAAGATATGAATGAGAAACTTTATGATAGATCGAAGTATTCAAGGATGTATTTTTACATTCACCTTTTCCACCTAAAATGCATGTGTGGGATGACCGGAAAAACACTCGATTACCTAATtgagtttttgaaagaatttttccCAGCCGTTGCCATTCCTACAAATAGTCATGAATCTAAGAAGGTTATCAAAGACTTAGGACTTGGTTATGAAAAAGTTCATGCTTGCCCTAATGATTGTATGCTCTATTGGAGTGATAAAGAAAATCAGCAAGCTTGTCTTATTTGCGGCACTTCTCGTTGGTTGTCCACTGAATCTAACCACATTTCCAATGATAATGATGAATTGGTCCACAAAAGACCAGTGAAGGTTTTGCGTTATTTTCCTATCATCCCAAGATTACAGAGAATATTCATGTCGTCAAGGACTTCTGGAGATATGACTTGGCATGTTGATGGTCGTACAAAAAATGGGTGTTTGAGGCATCCTGCTGACGCTGAAGCATGGAAAATGTTTGACACGAGATATCCAGACTTTGCTTTTGATCCTCGAAATATTAGGCTCGGACTTTCCTTTGATGGTTTTAACCCATTCAAGCTACTGAGTACTTCTTATAGTACATGGCCGGTGGTGTTGATCCTTTACAATTTGTCACCGTGGAAAGAGATGAAGCAATCTTCTTTCCTCTTATCCATGATTATCCCTGGAGTTAATGGTCCAGGAAATGACATTGACATCTACTTGCAACCTCTAATCAAGGAGCTGAAGTAA